Proteins encoded in a region of the Phaenicophaeus curvirostris isolate KB17595 chromosome 1, BPBGC_Pcur_1.0, whole genome shotgun sequence genome:
- the OXGR1 gene encoding 2-oxoglutarate receptor 1, translating into MTSEHTNNFTALPGHADPLTSCQDEDFLQVKFYLSIFYSLIFLVCFPGNIMTIFVYFSKMRPWKSSTIIMLNLAVTDLLYVATLPFFIHYSANGNNWIFGNFMCKFIHFCFYFNMYSGIIFLSYFSLFRFFAVVHPIKTLFMQKQRWAVVTCVVIWIISLAAISPLGILIATRQMQNRTICPDLASAEDIDTSRWYNWLLTMFAFILPLLMVTLCYVLIIYTLATGPHMQACYKQKARRLAVVLLMVFYVCFFPFHVFRGIWLELRVQPVSCRLKNMVLFMFIMAKPLAALNTFGNLLLYVVTGDNFRQAIISLLKFQTKKTLK; encoded by the coding sequence ATGACATCTGAACACACCAACAATTTTACTGCTCTACCAGGCCATGCAGACCCGTTGACAAGCTGCCAGGATGAAGATTTCTTACAGGTGAAATTCTATCTCTCCATCTTTTACAGCCTCATCTTCCTGGTGTGCTTCCCAGGGAACATCATGAcaatttttgtttacttttccaAGATGAGGCCCTGGAAAAGCAGTACCATCATTATGTTAAACCTGGCTGTCACTGACCTATTATATGTAGCGACGCTTCCTTTCTTTATACACTACTCTGCTAACGGAAACAACTGGATTTTTGGAAACTTCATGTGCAAGTTTATTCACTTTTGTTTCTACTTCAACATGTACAGTGGTATTATCTTCCTTAGCTACTTCAGCCTCTTCCGCTTTTTTGCAGTTGTCCATCCAATTAAAACCCTTTTTATGCAAAAACAGAGATGGGCAGTTGTGACTTGTGTAGTCATTTGGATTATTTCCCTGGCAGCCATCAGCCCCTTGGGCATCTTAATTGCCACGAGGCAAATGCAGAACAGGACAATTTGCCCGGACTTGGCTTCTGCTGAGGACATTGACACTAGTCGGTGGTATAACTGGCTGCTGACGATGTTTGCCTTCATCTTGCCCCTGCTGATGGTAACTCTGTGCTACGTGCTTATTATTTACACCTTGGCCACGGGGCCCCACATGCAGGCTTGCTACAAACAAAAGGCTCGCAGGCTAGCTGTTGTCCTCTTGATGGTTTTCTATGTGTGCTTCTTCCCCTTCCATGTCTTTCGAGGAATTTGGCTGGAGCTCCGAGTACAACCAGTTAGCTGCCGCTTGAAGAACATGGTCCTTTTTATGTTTATTATGGCTAAACCTTTAGCAGCGTTAAATACTTTTGGGAACTTACTGCTCTATGTAGTGACAGGAGACAACTTCCGACAGGCAATCATCTCGCTTCTCAAGTTTCAGACAAAGAAGACCTTGAAGTAG